The following are from one region of the Arachis duranensis cultivar V14167 chromosome 10, aradu.V14167.gnm2.J7QH, whole genome shotgun sequence genome:
- the LOC107471616 gene encoding uncharacterized protein LOC107471616 isoform X3 — protein sequence MAKFLNLLVGLMLLTCCVSITEAEYLKYKDPKQPLNIRIKDLMKRMTLEEKIGQMVQIERTVASADVIKNYFIGSVLSGGGSVPKINATAVDWVDMVNELQKGALSTRLGIPLIYGIDAVHGHNNVYKATIFPHNVGLGATRTALEVRATGIPYAFAPCIAVCRDPRWGRCYESYSEDHRIVQAMTEIIPGLQGEIPANSPKGVPYVAPGKTKVAACAKHFVGDGGTVKGINENNTVIDRHGLLSIHMPAYDNSIIKGVATVMVSYSSLNGVKMHANRDLVTGFLKKTLRFRGFVISDYQGIDRITYPPHANYTYSVLAGVNAGIDMVMIPFTYKEFIDDLTSLVKNNFVPMSRINDAVKRILRVKFVMGLFENPLADYSLVNQIGTQEHRELAREAVRKSLVLLKNGEDGDKPLIPLPKKASKILVAGSHADNLGFQCGGWTITWQGQGGNNITKGTTILSAIKNTVDKDTKVVHKENPDLEYVKSNNFSYAIVVVGEEPYAETKGDSKNLTISHNGYDTIKNVCGGIKCVVVVISGRPLVMQPYVESIDALVAAWLPGTEGQGVADVLFGDYGFTGKLPRTWFKTVDQLPMNVGDSHYDPLFPFGFGLTTKPVN from the exons atggCGAAATTTCTGAATCTTTTGGTGGGACTTATGCTTTTGACATGTTGTGTGTCAATAACAGAGGCAGAGTATTTGAAATACAAAGATCCAAAACAGCCATTAAATATTCGAATCAAGGATCTTATGAAAAGGATGACTTTGGAAGAGAAAATTGGCCAAATGGTGCAGATCGAACGCACCGTTGCTTCTGCTGATGTCATCAAGAACTATTTCATTG GGAGTGTGTTGAGTGGAGGTGGAAGTGTTCCAAAAATAAATGCAACTGCTGTGGATTGGGTTGACATGGTGAATGAGCTTCAAAAGGGTGCTTTATCAACAAGGCTGGGAATTCCTTTAATTTATGGAATTGATGCTGTTCATGGCCATAACAATGTTTATAAAGCAACGATTTTTCCTCACAATGTTGGGCTAGGAGCTACCAGGACTGCTCTTGAAGTTAGAGCTACCGGGATTCCATATGCGTTCGCACCTTGCATTGCG GTGTGTAGGGATCCAAGGTGGGGAAGGTGTTATGAAAGTTATAGCGAAGATCATAGGATAGTCCAAGCTATGACAGAGATCATCCCTGGATTGCAGGGTGAAATCCCTGCAAACTCTCCCAAGGGTGTTCCCTATGTTGCTCCTGGAAA AACAAAAGTTGCAGCTTGTGCTAAACACTTTGTTGGTGATGGAGGAACTGTAAAAGGAATCAATGAGAACAACACAGTGATAGATAGACATGGATTGCTTAGCATTCACATGCCAGCTtatgataactcaattattaaGGGTGTGGCAACTGTCATGGTCTCTTACTCAAGCCTCAATGGAGTTAAGATGCATGCTAACCGTGATTTAGTCACTGGTTTCCTCAAGAAGACACTTCGTTTCAGG GGTTTTGTGATATCTGATTATCAAGGCATTGATAGGATTACTTACCCTCCTCATGCTAACTACACATATTCTGTTCTAGCTGGAGTAAATGCTGGAATTGACATG GTCATGATTCCATTTACTTACAAGGAATTCATAGATGACTTAACTTCTTtggtgaaaaataattttgtgccCATGAGTAGAATTAACGATGCAGTGAAGAGAATTTTAAGGGTCAAGTTTGTGATGGGTCTTTTTGAGAATCCACTTGCTGATTACAGCCTCGTCAACCAGATTGGAACTCAG GAGCATAGAGAATTGGCTAGGGAAGCTGTGAGAAAATCTCTGGTGCTGTTGAAGAATGGTGAAGATGGTGATAAGCCATTGATTCCTCTTCCTAAGAAAGCATCAAAGATTCTTGTTGCTGGAAGCCACGCTGATAATCTTGGCTTTCAATGTGGTGGTTGGACCATTACTTGGCAAGGACAAGGTGGCAACAACATTACTAAAG GTACAACAATTCTTAGTGCTATTAAAAACactgttgataaagacacaaaggtAGTTCACAAGGAGAACCCAGATCTAGAATATGTGAAGTCAAATAATTTCTCATATGCCATTGTTGTGGTTGGAGAGGAGCCATATGCAGAAACAAAGGGTGACAGCAAGAACTTAACAATCTCTCACAATGGATATGACACTATAAAGAATGTGTGTGGAGGAATCAAATGTGTTGTTGTAGTAATCTCTGGTCGCCCATTGGTTATGCAACCATATGTTGAGAGCATTGATGCACTTGTTGCTGCATGGCTTCCAGGAACAGAGGGACAAGGTGTTGCTGATGTTCTGTTTGGTGATTATGGTTTCACTGGCAAGCTTCCAAGAACATGGTTCAAGACTGTTGATCAGTTACCTATGAATGTTGGTGATTCTCATTATGATCCTCTCTTCCCCTTTGGATTTGGCCTCACTACCAAACCagttaattaa
- the LOC127743085 gene encoding shikimate O-hydroxycinnamoyltransferase-like: MEAGLRKTAQESYQSLFQDLVSVKKDLLNSRNAYAELEDSIADGAEEAWRIFKEQVGVIAPDLDLSPLDSDKVVIDGAIVDPPATLIVSESELKTRGQRIIEFPPRSKDASSSSVVPPTSSSSPVVASLPGPGGALPDSGGGDPYESIAAHIWRCACKARHVDHNQPTVVLTVAGVRNRLKPPLPLNYFGNATHPTVTPTCLSGDIASKPLRYGAQKIREAIELLTDEYLRSVFEFIGRQEHVGWLRPKLNSEPPFLGNPNLNIWSWMSNMPTYGPDFGWGRPLYMGPCEVIGDGRAFIMPAPTGDGTLSIVIRLQTPHLQPFQKFFYEDI, translated from the exons ATGGAGGCGGGTTTGAGGAAAACAGCACAGGAGAGTTATCAGAGTTTATTTCAAGATCTTGTGTCTGTAAAAAAGGATTTGCTGAACTCTCGAAATGCgtatgccgagttggaggactctattgctgaTGGTGCCGAGGAGGCTTGGAGGATTTTCAAGGAGCAGGTCGGAGTTATTGCTCctgacttggatctttctcctttaGATTCAGACAAAGTCGTCATTGATGGTGCTATTGTGGATCCTCCTGCCACCTTAATCGTTTCTGAGTCAGaattgaagactcgggggcagaggattattGAGTTCCCTCCTCGTTCCAAGGACGCTTCGAGTTCTTCTGTTGTTCCTCcgacttcctcttcatctccCGTGGTTGCCTCTCTTCCCGGTCCTGGTGGCGCTCTTCCTGACTCTGGTGGTGGTGATCC GTACGAAAGCATTGCTGCTCATATCTGGAGGTGTGCATGCAAGGCACGCCACGTGGATCACAACCAACCCACAGTGGTCCTCACCGTCGCCGGCGTCCGAAACAGGCTAAAGCCACCTCTCCCTCTAAACTATTTCGGTAACGCGACGCACCCAACCGTGACACCCACATGCCTCAGTGGGGATATTGCTTCAAAGCCACTAAGATATGGTGCCCAAAAGATAAGAGAAGCGATCGAGTTGCTGACAGATGAGTACCTGAGATCAGTCTTTGAGTTCATTGGGAGGCAGGAGCATGTAGGGTGGCTGAGGCCAAAGCTTAACAGTGAACCACCATTTCTTGGGAATCCAAACCTCAACATTTGGAGTTGGATGAGTAACATGCCTACCTATGGACCTGATTTTGGATGGGGAAGGCCGCTGTATATGGGACCCTGTGAGGTCATCGGAGACGGCAGGGCGTTTATCATGCCAGCTCCTACCGGAGATGGGACTCTTTCCATTGTCATTCGCTTGCAGACTCCTCATCTTCAACCATTCCAGAAGTTCTTCTACGAGGACATATAG